A section of the Candidatus Neomarinimicrobiota bacterium genome encodes:
- a CDS encoding polyprenyl synthetase family protein: MKISLDDLLRPIQAELNSFQHYFENSLKSHVFLINQVMKYVIAQKGKKMRPMLLLLSARLSGECTEQTYSAATLVEVLHTATLVHDDVVDEAETRRGLPSINSIWRNKISVLIGDYLFSKALVKMVALKHPEMLELLANTADKLVTGEIDQIDRARSDTMTEEAYYAMIEDKTASLLATGCKLGAMTTSSDQKVWDALYEYGRNFGIAFQIKDDLFDFEGRASSVGKPIGLDVKHNMVTLPLIHALQQCNKQEQREFKRLIKKGGDKVIQQNVLEFINRFGGLEYTKQKLQDYSDKAKATLSGFPDSPVKHSMIQFIDFNIQREK, encoded by the coding sequence TTGAAGATTTCCTTGGATGATCTCCTGCGGCCTATTCAGGCTGAGTTGAATAGTTTTCAGCATTATTTTGAGAATTCTCTCAAATCTCATGTTTTTCTAATTAATCAGGTCATGAAATATGTCATCGCCCAAAAGGGAAAAAAAATGCGCCCCATGCTTTTGTTGCTTTCAGCCAGGCTGAGCGGGGAATGCACAGAACAGACCTATTCTGCCGCCACGCTGGTAGAGGTATTGCATACTGCAACCCTGGTCCACGATGATGTTGTGGATGAAGCTGAAACCAGACGGGGTCTTCCCAGCATCAATTCAATCTGGCGTAATAAGATCAGCGTGCTCATTGGTGATTATCTCTTTTCAAAAGCTTTGGTAAAAATGGTCGCTCTAAAACATCCTGAGATGCTTGAGCTTCTGGCAAATACGGCTGACAAATTGGTGACAGGTGAAATTGACCAGATCGACCGTGCTCGCTCTGACACCATGACAGAGGAAGCTTATTATGCCATGATTGAGGATAAAACTGCTTCCCTCCTGGCAACGGGATGTAAACTGGGTGCTATGACCACATCAAGTGACCAGAAGGTCTGGGATGCCCTCTATGAATATGGCAGAAACTTTGGTATTGCCTTTCAAATCAAAGACGATTTATTCGATTTTGAAGGTCGAGCTTCATCTGTGGGAAAACCCATTGGTCTGGATGTTAAACACAACATGGTAACCTTACCCTTGATACATGCGTTGCAGCAGTGCAACAAACAGGAACAACGTGAATTCAAACGGTTGATCAAAAAGGGTGGTGACAAAGTCATCCAGCAAAATGTCCTGGAGTTCATTAATCGCTTTGGGGGACTGGAATACACCAAACAAAAACTTCAGGACTATTCTGACAAGGCCAAAGCCACGCTAAGCGGTTTCCCTGATTCACCTGTCAAACACTCTATGATTCAGTTTATCGATTTCAATATTCAACGAGAGAAATAA
- a CDS encoding ABC transporter ATP-binding protein: MKCHIKVNNLALTYRWKSFQKPIFKDLNLCIPAGAFVTLFGSNGSGKSSLVKLILGLETPQSGVILINDERVRFGYPDGLKQNQISYLSQQIEDLFFSETVAEELQYQGDRRADPQFQDIIQSLGLETLMDRSVESLSGGEMQSLALAQFMTQDAPLLILDEPSSYLDRGKAALLKAFLVKTHLSGKTILHVTQFSSELEWGTHAIDLDKTNVDLVAL, encoded by the coding sequence ATGAAGTGCCACATTAAGGTCAATAATCTGGCACTCACGTATCGCTGGAAATCATTTCAAAAACCTATATTTAAGGATTTGAATCTATGTATTCCTGCAGGTGCATTCGTCACGCTATTTGGTTCGAATGGCAGTGGCAAAAGCAGCCTGGTTAAGCTCATTCTTGGATTGGAAACACCACAATCAGGTGTGATACTCATCAATGACGAAAGGGTTAGGTTTGGATATCCCGATGGCCTGAAGCAGAATCAAATTTCCTATTTATCCCAACAGATAGAGGACCTTTTTTTCTCAGAAACGGTGGCTGAAGAACTGCAATATCAGGGGGATCGCCGTGCCGATCCACAGTTCCAAGATATTATCCAATCCCTGGGTTTGGAAACACTCATGGATAGAAGCGTGGAAAGTCTATCTGGCGGAGAAATGCAATCCCTGGCTCTGGCTCAGTTCATGACCCAAGATGCACCCCTGTTAATACTGGACGAGCCCAGCTCGTATCTGGATCGAGGGAAGGCAGCACTGCTTAAGGCTTTCCTGGTAAAAACCCATCTATCTGGAAAAACAATTTTGCATGTCACTCAATTTTCCTCGGAGCTCGAGTGGGGAACCCATGCCATCGATTTAGATAAAACCAATGTGGACCTGGTTGCCTTATGA
- the polA gene encoding DNA polymerase I, with protein MTDKKSKVIYLIDGSALVYRSHFAFIRNPLINSKGQLVSAIFGFMNALLRLMTRENPEYLAVIMDTKEKTFRHKQYPDYKATREKMPDELAAQLPVIDDIVTKLNIPYVKREGFEADDIIGTLSKLGAEQGFEVKVLSGDKDFAQLVNDKVQIVNPKDNQVWTSAYVEEKWGVPPEKIIDLLGLMGDASDNVPGVPGVGPKTAVKLIQEHGTMLELYEKLDDVKNPKLKLKLEENKEKALLSRELVTIKTDMEDMPTWEEIRIESMNIDAARSVFQEFELFNLMKPLDDVRALYASGDAPAREERSRNYTVVKHIPELIELVEILKSKKMVAFDLETTSLDVLTTEIVGLSFAWEANSAVYIAVKYPNPPDGCFTAEDIDIVLRELKPFWDSESIKKTGHNLKFDLSVLKSYGIQVAGVGFDSQIAGYLVNPGGRGYGMNDLSVQHLGIDPIHIEELIGKGKDQITMDLVTLDVISEYAAEDADISYQLYEILSEKIETDKLTSVLNDIDLPLIPVLMDMEREGTFVDAKILNEMSVSLRQELVRLEKAIFQEAGEEFNVASPRQVAEILFEKKGIKPIRKTKTGYSTDVNVLQILAKEHAIPRYMLDYRQVAKLKSTYTDTLPLLIHEKTGRIHSNFNQTIAATGRLSSTNPNFQNIPVRTELGRDIRKAFRPQSSGWKIIAADYSQIELRLMAQYSKDERLIQAFKNGEDIHTATAAHVFGTNLFGVSDDQRRRAKVVNFGIMYGAGPFRMSNELEISRGEAAELITNYFNTYPGIRNYLDETIEFARENKFVQTLFGRRRPVPDIDASNRMSREGAERIATNMPIQGTAADIIKLAMIQVHKRIKAEGLKTKMILQVHDELVFEVPEDEIEALTPLARETMERTVDLDIPLTVDIGIGDNWLEAH; from the coding sequence ATGACCGATAAAAAATCCAAAGTAATATATTTAATAGATGGTTCAGCCCTCGTTTATAGATCTCATTTTGCCTTCATTAGAAATCCCCTGATCAACTCCAAGGGGCAATTGGTGAGTGCCATTTTTGGTTTTATGAATGCCCTGCTGCGACTCATGACCCGTGAGAATCCAGAATATCTGGCGGTTATCATGGATACCAAGGAGAAGACCTTTAGACATAAGCAGTATCCAGATTACAAAGCGACTCGTGAAAAGATGCCTGATGAATTGGCAGCTCAGTTGCCTGTGATCGATGATATCGTCACCAAACTAAATATACCTTACGTCAAGCGTGAAGGTTTTGAAGCTGATGACATTATTGGAACCCTTTCGAAACTTGGAGCTGAACAGGGCTTTGAAGTAAAAGTTCTATCTGGAGATAAAGACTTTGCCCAATTGGTCAATGACAAGGTTCAAATCGTAAATCCCAAGGACAATCAGGTCTGGACATCCGCCTACGTTGAAGAAAAGTGGGGAGTCCCGCCAGAAAAAATCATCGATTTATTGGGACTTATGGGAGATGCCTCTGATAATGTGCCCGGTGTCCCTGGTGTAGGCCCCAAAACAGCCGTTAAGCTGATTCAGGAACATGGGACCATGCTGGAGCTCTATGAGAAACTGGATGATGTAAAAAATCCAAAATTGAAGCTCAAGCTGGAGGAGAACAAGGAAAAGGCATTGTTATCTCGTGAATTGGTTACCATAAAAACCGATATGGAAGATATGCCCACCTGGGAAGAGATTCGTATCGAATCCATGAATATTGATGCAGCCCGTAGTGTTTTTCAAGAATTTGAACTGTTCAACCTCATGAAGCCTCTTGATGATGTACGGGCACTTTACGCATCAGGTGATGCACCTGCTCGTGAGGAGCGATCACGCAATTATACTGTGGTAAAACACATTCCAGAGCTTATTGAACTGGTGGAAATCCTCAAGAGCAAAAAAATGGTCGCCTTCGATCTGGAAACCACCAGTCTGGATGTCCTCACCACAGAGATTGTTGGATTATCCTTTGCCTGGGAAGCCAATAGCGCCGTGTACATAGCCGTAAAATATCCCAATCCGCCTGATGGATGCTTTACTGCTGAGGATATTGATATCGTCCTGAGAGAGCTAAAACCATTCTGGGACTCTGAGTCTATCAAAAAGACGGGTCACAATCTCAAATTTGATTTATCTGTCCTGAAAAGCTATGGAATTCAAGTAGCCGGTGTTGGTTTTGATTCACAAATCGCAGGGTATCTGGTGAATCCAGGTGGACGTGGTTATGGAATGAATGACCTCAGTGTCCAGCATTTGGGTATAGATCCCATTCATATTGAAGAATTGATAGGGAAGGGTAAAGACCAGATTACCATGGATCTGGTAACCCTGGATGTCATTAGTGAATATGCAGCTGAGGATGCTGATATATCCTACCAGCTCTACGAGATCCTTTCTGAAAAAATTGAGACGGATAAACTCACTTCAGTTCTCAATGACATAGATTTGCCCCTGATTCCAGTCCTCATGGATATGGAACGTGAGGGGACCTTTGTGGATGCAAAAATTCTGAATGAAATGTCAGTGAGCCTGAGGCAGGAACTTGTCCGCCTGGAAAAAGCCATCTTCCAAGAAGCCGGTGAAGAGTTTAATGTGGCCTCTCCGCGTCAAGTGGCTGAGATACTCTTTGAGAAAAAAGGCATCAAACCCATTCGCAAGACCAAGACAGGCTATTCCACTGATGTGAATGTCCTGCAAATATTGGCCAAGGAACATGCCATTCCCCGTTATATGCTGGATTACCGGCAAGTTGCCAAACTCAAATCCACCTATACAGACACTTTGCCATTGTTGATTCATGAGAAAACAGGTCGAATTCATTCCAATTTTAACCAGACTATTGCTGCCACGGGTCGCTTGAGTTCCACCAATCCAAATTTTCAGAACATACCGGTTCGAACTGAATTGGGTAGGGACATCCGCAAGGCTTTTAGACCACAGTCCAGTGGGTGGAAAATTATAGCCGCTGATTATTCACAGATAGAACTCAGGTTGATGGCCCAGTACTCCAAGGATGAGCGCCTCATTCAGGCCTTCAAGAATGGTGAAGATATTCATACTGCCACAGCAGCTCATGTTTTTGGAACCAACCTCTTTGGTGTCTCAGATGATCAACGTCGTCGCGCCAAGGTGGTGAATTTTGGAATTATGTATGGGGCTGGTCCGTTTCGCATGTCCAACGAACTGGAAATAAGCAGGGGAGAAGCGGCTGAATTGATCACCAATTACTTCAATACCTATCCAGGTATTCGAAATTATCTGGATGAGACCATCGAATTTGCCCGTGAAAATAAGTTCGTCCAGACCCTCTTTGGTAGAAGGCGTCCCGTCCCGGATATTGATGCTTCAAATCGAATGAGCAGAGAAGGAGCAGAACGCATCGCCACAAATATGCCCATTCAGGGAACTGCTGCCGACATCATCAAATTGGCCATGATCCAGGTCCATAAGCGGATTAAAGCAGAGGGATTGAAGACCAAGATGATCCTTCAGGTGCATGATGAGCTGGTGTTTGAAGTTCCAGAGGATGAAATTGAAGCGCTAACTCCCCTGGCTAGAGAGACCATGGAGCGAACTGTTGATCTGGATATTCCTCTTACAGTTGATATTGGAATAGGTGACAATTGGTTGGAAGCTCACTAG
- a CDS encoding PorV/PorQ family protein, whose translation MKKLIIITLAASMLVQVGFAQNKLGQTGAQFLSVGSDAWGGGMAEAMTIIEMRSASLLFNPAGMARMDATIDIMASQNQWIGDITHNLFTVAFNPADGKYGVIGASLMTVDYGEMQGTMVWGNDKGYIDTEMLRPSAYAAGVGYATALSDKFAVGGQIKYIGLNYARSVYPDEYGNADTVKNHIAFANAFDVGTIFKTGWHSLAFGMSVRNFSDEIKMEKESFQLPLTFSLGIGMDVFDLFRESMGNQQLQVAVDALHYRSHPEQLKIGLEYKPVSLLALRTGFYTSEDENTDSFDQNDLTFGVGIQQFGLVFDYAYTPKGVWNEVHRVSARFSF comes from the coding sequence ATGAAGAAATTGATCATAATCACTCTTGCTGCAAGTATGCTGGTACAGGTTGGTTTTGCTCAGAATAAATTGGGTCAAACAGGGGCACAATTCTTAAGCGTTGGCTCAGATGCCTGGGGCGGTGGGATGGCAGAAGCCATGACCATCATTGAGATGAGAAGCGCCTCCTTGCTTTTCAACCCAGCTGGTATGGCACGCATGGATGCCACCATAGACATTATGGCCAGTCAGAATCAATGGATCGGCGATATCACCCACAATTTATTTACGGTGGCCTTCAATCCTGCTGATGGGAAGTATGGTGTCATCGGAGCCTCTCTCATGACAGTCGACTACGGTGAGATGCAGGGAACCATGGTTTGGGGGAACGATAAGGGCTATATCGATACTGAGATGCTTAGACCCAGTGCCTATGCTGCTGGTGTTGGTTATGCCACTGCCCTCAGTGATAAATTCGCAGTGGGAGGTCAGATAAAATATATTGGCTTAAATTATGCAAGAAGTGTCTACCCTGACGAATATGGCAATGCTGATACTGTTAAAAACCATATTGCTTTCGCAAACGCTTTTGATGTAGGTACCATTTTTAAAACGGGTTGGCATAGCCTGGCATTCGGTATGTCAGTTCGCAATTTCTCCGATGAAATAAAAATGGAGAAAGAGAGTTTCCAATTGCCCCTGACCTTCTCATTAGGGATTGGTATGGATGTGTTTGATCTGTTTCGTGAAAGTATGGGAAATCAGCAGCTTCAGGTGGCTGTTGATGCTCTGCACTATCGTTCACATCCGGAGCAACTGAAAATCGGCCTCGAATATAAACCGGTCAGTCTCCTTGCCCTGCGGACGGGATTCTATACAAGTGAAGATGAGAATACAGATAGTTTTGATCAGAATGACCTGACCTTTGGGGTGGGAATTCAACAATTCGGATTGGTATTTGACTATGCTTACACACCAAAAGGCGTGTGGAACGAAGTGCATCGTGTCTCAGCACGATTTTCATTCTGA
- the rimO gene encoding 30S ribosomal protein S12 methylthiotransferase RimO codes for MIASIQNKKVHIISLGCVKNTVDSEIIAGGLESAGIQLVDEPEDASTIIINTCGFIGDAKQESVEVILEAAQLKTDGQLKELLVAGCLSARYKKQLTQEMPEVDKFFVTEDFRNIFEYIAAKPHLADDPDHRRKLLTPRHYAYLKISEGCDNVCSFCAIPLMRGKQRSREVDSLIKEASSLVARGVKEMMVIGQDTTTYGWDLKPKRYLHELLSELDEVEGLEWIRLHYAHPSHFSRKLIPIFKNARRILPYLDIPVQHASTSMLTAMKRGLDADGLRRLLLELRREIPRLKLRTSVIVGFPGETDEDFDTLLNFLEEIQFDRLGVFTYSEEEDTSGADLEDDVPEEVKIARMDAVMDLQHSIAFSNNQALIGTELDIIIDSPDPDNEEQMLGRTIWDAPEIDQQVIVSGVYESGSIVKLKIDDAGAYELYASGPGSTFIPLGNIT; via the coding sequence ATGATTGCCTCAATACAAAATAAAAAAGTCCACATCATCAGTCTTGGTTGCGTAAAGAATACTGTTGATAGTGAGATTATTGCCGGTGGTTTGGAATCTGCTGGAATACAACTGGTTGATGAACCTGAGGATGCCAGTACCATTATTATAAACACCTGTGGTTTTATTGGAGACGCCAAGCAAGAATCGGTGGAAGTCATCCTTGAAGCGGCTCAGTTGAAAACCGATGGTCAACTTAAAGAGTTACTTGTAGCAGGCTGTCTATCAGCGCGTTACAAGAAACAGCTCACCCAGGAAATGCCTGAAGTTGACAAGTTTTTTGTTACTGAAGATTTTAGAAACATATTTGAATATATCGCTGCCAAACCCCATCTGGCAGATGACCCTGATCATCGAAGAAAGCTGCTGACTCCCCGCCATTATGCCTATCTCAAGATCAGTGAGGGCTGCGATAATGTATGCAGTTTCTGTGCAATACCCTTGATGCGGGGCAAACAACGAAGTCGAGAAGTAGATTCTCTTATTAAAGAGGCAAGCTCATTGGTGGCTCGGGGTGTGAAGGAAATGATGGTGATTGGTCAGGACACAACCACTTACGGCTGGGACCTAAAACCCAAACGTTATCTCCACGAACTTTTGTCAGAATTGGATGAGGTTGAAGGTCTGGAATGGATCCGTTTGCACTATGCCCACCCTTCCCATTTTTCCAGGAAGCTGATTCCCATCTTCAAGAATGCGAGGCGGATACTGCCTTATCTCGATATTCCTGTACAACATGCATCTACCAGTATGCTCACTGCAATGAAGCGTGGTCTGGATGCTGATGGTCTGAGAAGATTACTGCTTGAACTCCGACGGGAAATCCCTCGGCTTAAATTGAGAACCTCAGTAATTGTGGGTTTCCCTGGTGAAACAGATGAAGATTTTGATACGCTGCTGAACTTCCTGGAAGAAATCCAATTTGATCGGTTAGGCGTGTTCACCTATTCCGAAGAAGAAGACACCAGTGGGGCCGATCTGGAAGATGATGTTCCTGAAGAGGTCAAAATAGCTCGCATGGATGCCGTCATGGATTTGCAGCATAGTATTGCTTTCAGTAATAATCAGGCGTTGATCGGCACAGAACTGGATATCATCATCGATAGTCCTGATCCAGATAACGAAGAGCAAATGCTGGGTCGCACCATCTGGGATGCCCCTGAGATAGACCAGCAGGTAATTGTTTCAGGTGTTTATGAGTCCGGAAGTATTGTCAAATTGAAAATAGATGATGCCGGCGCTTATGAGTTATATGCATCAGGACCAGGCAGTACCTTCATTCCACTGGGCAATATCACCTAA
- a CDS encoding ATP-binding cassette domain-containing protein, with protein sequence MSLSIPALSKKYKDNQTFELDSHKFTLGGDGYVCLIGNNGSGKSTFGETLAEVSADAPGEKWYYLPQHLDRFLFAENVSEQLSALLSQEINRPKLIRLIEELGFSHGEGMLDFPFLLMSGGERRRMALVCVFYLEPVRLILDEPEIGVMAKENMVLLSKLHNLTAKNARVIVISHNADFVRESSDIICLMNGKIARVGSTQDLMFDPLFKLDEYGVRFSQ encoded by the coding sequence ATGAGCCTTTCAATTCCAGCATTGAGCAAGAAATATAAAGACAATCAGACCTTTGAGTTGGATTCTCATAAATTCACGCTGGGTGGTGATGGATATGTATGCCTGATAGGAAACAATGGATCTGGAAAAAGCACCTTCGGAGAAACTCTGGCTGAGGTATCTGCTGATGCTCCTGGAGAAAAGTGGTATTATTTACCCCAGCATCTTGACCGTTTCCTATTCGCCGAAAACGTAAGCGAACAGCTGAGCGCTTTACTCTCTCAGGAAATAAACCGGCCAAAATTGATCCGTCTTATTGAAGAGCTTGGATTTTCCCATGGAGAAGGAATGCTTGATTTTCCATTTCTGCTCATGAGTGGGGGAGAACGCCGTCGCATGGCATTGGTTTGCGTATTTTATCTCGAACCGGTCCGTTTGATCCTTGACGAACCAGAGATTGGTGTGATGGCAAAAGAAAACATGGTGCTTCTATCAAAATTACATAATTTGACAGCCAAGAATGCGAGGGTTATCGTCATCTCGCATAATGCTGATTTTGTAAGAGAATCATCGGATATCATCTGTCTGATGAATGGCAAAATTGCCAGAGTGGGCAGTACTCAGGATCTGATGTTTGACCCCCTCTTTAAATTAGATGAATATGGAGTCAGGTTTAGTCAATAA
- the ftsY gene encoding signal recognition particle-docking protein FtsY has product MIFSSAFNRLKQGLSRSRTQFGNRLSKLFTGSVPLTDELIEEIEEILISADIGVELSIDIIEDLRKNFPLNQVVEMNSVVEFLKSDLMRRMEADPTPVEVTETPHVILVVGVNGTGKTTSIGKLAYHYTKQGKSVLLVAGDTFRAAAIEQLEVWSERSGAELTKKEAADPSSVVYDALQSARQRGIDVVLIDTAGRLHTQKNLMIELDKIQRVVKKVIPSAPHETLLVIDATTGQNGLIQARQFSEVTPVDHLFLTKLDGTAKGGIAIAIHHNLDIPVKYIGIGEQREDIQDFDAASYVQALFEVGSYPTT; this is encoded by the coding sequence ATGATCTTTTCGTCTGCATTTAATCGACTTAAACAAGGCTTAAGCCGTTCACGTACACAGTTTGGCAACCGTCTCAGTAAATTATTTACGGGATCAGTTCCACTCACTGATGAATTAATCGAGGAAATCGAAGAAATTCTTATCTCAGCGGATATTGGTGTTGAACTTTCCATAGACATTATCGAAGACTTGCGGAAAAATTTCCCCCTCAACCAGGTTGTTGAAATGAATTCAGTGGTAGAATTTCTTAAATCTGATCTCATGCGTCGTATGGAGGCTGATCCAACACCTGTTGAAGTGACTGAAACTCCGCATGTCATTCTGGTTGTGGGTGTAAATGGTACTGGAAAAACCACCTCCATTGGGAAATTGGCTTACCACTACACCAAACAGGGTAAAAGCGTCCTGCTGGTAGCTGGAGATACCTTTCGTGCAGCAGCGATTGAGCAATTGGAAGTATGGTCTGAACGAAGTGGTGCAGAACTGACCAAAAAAGAAGCCGCAGATCCAAGCTCTGTGGTCTATGATGCGCTTCAAAGTGCGCGTCAGCGGGGAATAGATGTGGTTCTCATTGATACAGCTGGACGTTTGCACACTCAGAAGAACCTGATGATAGAGCTGGATAAAATCCAACGTGTCGTGAAAAAAGTGATTCCCTCCGCTCCCCACGAAACCTTATTGGTCATAGATGCAACCACAGGTCAGAACGGGCTCATTCAAGCTCGCCAGTTTTCAGAGGTCACACCAGTAGACCATCTGTTTCTCACTAAATTAGATGGAACAGCCAAGGGCGGCATAGCCATTGCCATCCATCATAACCTTGATATCCCCGTGAAGTATATTGGAATTGGCGAACAGCGTGAAGACATCCAGGATTTCGATGCAGCGAGTTATGTGCAGGCATTATTTGAGGTAGGTTCCTACCCCACGACTTAA
- a CDS encoding CDP-alcohol phosphatidyltransferase family protein, producing MKKFFTAANVTSVARAFMVFPLVYLLNTWEGGIAEFPMWAVFWIIMAMFSDYLDGWFARSYHEVSRFGKFLDPMADKIVVFGVLFFAKPISQAIPGWFVAFIVLRELLIFGLGYYVSKDSRREMQANRTGKWSIFLTSITFILMIFDLYPWAEYLLYLTVLIGSISLVLYLKRYYHLYQVDVKNPS from the coding sequence ATGAAAAAGTTTTTTACCGCTGCCAATGTGACCTCAGTGGCCAGGGCTTTTATGGTCTTTCCTCTTGTGTATTTGTTGAATACATGGGAAGGAGGAATTGCAGAGTTTCCCATGTGGGCCGTATTCTGGATCATTATGGCCATGTTCTCAGATTATCTGGATGGCTGGTTTGCACGTTCCTACCACGAAGTGAGTCGCTTTGGGAAATTCCTTGATCCAATGGCAGACAAGATTGTTGTTTTTGGTGTGCTCTTCTTTGCAAAACCAATCTCTCAGGCAATCCCAGGCTGGTTTGTGGCTTTTATCGTGCTTAGAGAGCTATTAATATTTGGTTTGGGATATTATGTTAGCAAGGATTCAAGGCGTGAAATGCAAGCCAATCGTACAGGCAAATGGTCCATATTCCTCACCAGTATCACCTTCATCCTCATGATATTTGACCTCTATCCATGGGCTGAATATTTACTATATCTTACTGTTCTCATTGGATCCATCTCCTTGGTGTTATATCTGAAACGTTATTACCATCTTTATCAGGTTGATGTTAAGAATCCCTCGTAA